The following coding sequences are from one Psychrobacter sp. AH5 window:
- a CDS encoding L,D-transpeptidase family protein produces the protein MYTLTKISSAIMATGLCSLLVITPAIAANDDISPVTNGVSQKINTAKTDNTATAKSLNKLLPTIKYNTEGLDKSAEQINSAEWQQGKKIDRVVGTRLQALLNWHQNGVGPVDGYWGKNTRKAMQAFQKAKGLTVTDNLNTETWNALTASEKLTRQPVLVRYKLTADDVNIKTTTIPAGAEAKSKLEGMYYESVIEALAEKFHISESYLKSLNPKASFSAGETITVYNPGNPNTKPVSRVVADKATETLYAYDDQNKLIASYPTTVGSTATPSPTGTHKVKVKVNEPNYTYTGDNGEKLIIPPGPNNPVGVVWIGLTKPSYGIHGSPDPARISRQASAGCVRLTNWDALALLGAIEDDATVEFK, from the coding sequence ATGTATACCTTAACTAAAATATCCAGTGCTATTATGGCAACTGGGCTGTGTAGTTTATTAGTTATCACTCCAGCTATAGCGGCTAATGATGATATAAGCCCAGTAACTAATGGCGTTAGTCAAAAAATAAATACTGCCAAAACCGATAATACTGCGACTGCAAAATCCTTGAATAAGCTGCTACCCACTATTAAATATAACACTGAAGGCTTAGATAAATCGGCTGAGCAGATTAATAGTGCTGAGTGGCAACAGGGCAAAAAAATAGATCGGGTAGTAGGAACGCGCCTACAAGCATTATTAAACTGGCATCAAAATGGTGTGGGTCCAGTAGACGGCTATTGGGGCAAAAATACTCGTAAAGCCATGCAAGCTTTTCAAAAAGCTAAAGGTCTGACAGTCACCGATAATTTGAATACTGAGACTTGGAATGCCTTGACCGCAAGCGAAAAACTAACGCGCCAACCGGTGTTGGTTCGTTACAAGTTAACGGCTGATGATGTGAATATCAAAACCACTACTATTCCTGCTGGCGCTGAAGCCAAATCTAAGCTTGAAGGGATGTATTATGAGAGCGTCATTGAGGCATTAGCTGAGAAATTCCATATCAGTGAGAGCTACCTAAAATCACTAAATCCAAAAGCAAGCTTTAGTGCTGGCGAGACTATTACCGTTTATAATCCTGGTAATCCTAATACTAAGCCTGTAAGCCGAGTCGTCGCTGATAAAGCTACTGAGACTTTATATGCTTATGATGATCAAAATAAGCTAATAGCCAGTTATCCTACTACGGTGGGTAGTACTGCTACGCCTTCGCCAACCGGCACTCATAAAGTCAAAGTAAAAGTGAATGAGCCTAATTATACTTATACCGGTGATAATGGTGAGAAGTTAATTATTCCGCCAGGCCCTAATAATCCGGTCGGCGTGGTTTGGATTGGTCTAACCAAACCATCATATGGTATCCATGGTTCACCTGATCCGGCTCGCATTAGCCGTCAAGCTTCAGCCGGCTGTGTACGCCTAACCAATTGGGATGCTTTAGCATTATTAGGGGCGATTGAAGATGATGCTACGGTAGAATTTAAATAA
- the leuB gene encoding 3-isopropylmalate dehydrogenase, translated as MATILTLAGDGIGPEIMEQAIAVLKATNDKFDLGLTLESGLIGGVAIDATGEPLPEETLSRARAADAVLLGAVGGPKWDAIERSKRPERGLLKIRSELGLFANLRVAKLYPQLANASSIKAEIITGLDLLIVRELTGGIYFGEPRGIRTLDNGEQQGYNTMVYSTSEIERIGKVAFEMAQTRAQSTGQPAKVCSVDKANVLEVTELWKQTMIKMQEAEYSDVNLSHMYADNACMQLIRDPKQFDVMVTGNMFGDILSDEAAMLTGSIGMLPSASLDANGKGMYEPCHGSAPDIAGQDKANPLATILSVAMMLRYTFKQEAAAQAIEQAVSEVLDDGLRTLDILDKNETGLIQVGCRQMGEAVLAKLM; from the coding sequence ATGGCCACTATATTGACATTAGCAGGCGACGGCATTGGCCCTGAGATTATGGAGCAAGCCATTGCCGTACTTAAAGCCACTAATGATAAGTTTGACTTAGGTTTGACACTTGAGTCAGGGCTTATTGGCGGCGTAGCTATCGATGCTACTGGTGAGCCTCTACCCGAGGAGACTTTGAGTCGTGCGCGCGCCGCTGATGCGGTATTGCTAGGCGCAGTCGGTGGCCCTAAATGGGACGCTATTGAGCGTAGTAAACGCCCTGAGCGTGGTCTATTAAAGATCCGTAGTGAGCTGGGACTGTTTGCAAACTTGCGGGTGGCAAAGCTTTATCCGCAGCTGGCAAACGCCTCTAGTATCAAAGCTGAGATCATTACAGGTCTAGATTTGCTTATCGTTCGTGAGCTGACAGGCGGTATCTATTTTGGCGAGCCACGCGGCATTCGTACTTTGGATAATGGCGAGCAGCAAGGCTATAACACTATGGTTTATAGCACCAGCGAGATTGAGCGTATCGGCAAAGTAGCCTTTGAGATGGCACAGACCCGCGCGCAAAGCACCGGTCAGCCTGCCAAGGTTTGTTCGGTAGATAAGGCTAATGTGCTAGAAGTCACTGAGCTTTGGAAGCAGACAATGATCAAAATGCAAGAGGCGGAGTATAGCGATGTCAATTTATCGCATATGTACGCCGATAACGCTTGCATGCAGCTCATTCGTGATCCGAAGCAGTTTGATGTGATGGTTACGGGCAATATGTTCGGTGATATTTTATCGGATGAGGCGGCTATGCTTACAGGCTCTATCGGTATGTTGCCATCGGCCAGCTTAGATGCCAATGGCAAAGGTATGTACGAACCTTGTCACGGCTCTGCTCCTGATATCGCCGGTCAAGATAAAGCCAATCCACTGGCGACCATTTTATCTGTAGCTATGATGCTGCGTTATACCTTCAAACAAGAAGCCGCCGCGCAGGCTATAGAGCAAGCGGTTAGCGAAGTGCTCGATGATGGTCTACGCACCCTTGATATCTTAGATAAAAACGAAACTGGTCTGATACAAGTGGGCTGTCGTCAGATGGGCGAGGCGGTATTAGCCAAACTAATGTAA
- the leuD gene encoding 3-isopropylmalate dehydratase small subunit, giving the protein MQAYNIQTGIVCPLDRSNVDTDQIIPKQFLKSIKRTGFGVNLFDDWRYLDEGVPSLDGGQDNSQRPINPDFVLNQPRYEGATILLARKNFGCGSSREHAPWALSEYGFRTLIAPSFADIFYNNCFKNGMLPIILDEEIVDKLMQATFANEGYQLTADLERQVVITPTGEEYAFEVDEFRKHCLLNGLDDIGLTLQQSEAIKAYEHKMMQKTPWIFNEVQA; this is encoded by the coding sequence ATGCAAGCTTATAATATTCAAACGGGCATTGTTTGCCCTTTAGATCGCTCAAACGTTGATACCGATCAGATTATCCCTAAGCAGTTTTTAAAATCTATTAAGCGCACCGGTTTTGGCGTCAACTTATTTGATGATTGGCGCTATTTGGATGAGGGCGTGCCTTCTTTGGATGGCGGCCAAGATAATAGTCAGCGTCCGATTAATCCAGATTTTGTATTAAACCAGCCTCGTTATGAGGGCGCGACTATCTTGCTAGCACGCAAGAACTTTGGCTGCGGCTCTAGTCGTGAGCATGCGCCGTGGGCATTATCAGAGTATGGCTTTCGTACTCTAATCGCACCAAGCTTTGCTGATATTTTTTATAATAACTGCTTCAAAAACGGCATGCTGCCTATTATCTTGGATGAAGAGATTGTCGATAAATTAATGCAAGCAACTTTTGCTAATGAGGGCTATCAGCTGACCGCTGATTTGGAGCGTCAAGTGGTCATCACGCCAACAGGAGAAGAGTACGCGTTTGAAGTCGATGAGTTTCGTAAGCACTGCTTATTAAATGGCCTTGATGATATAGGCTTGACCTTACAGCAAAGCGAGGCGATTAAAGCTTATGAGCATAAGATGATGCAAAAGACGCCTTGGATATTCAATGAGGTACAAGCATAG
- the leuC gene encoding 3-isopropylmalate dehydratase large subunit, producing MAAQTLYDKLWNAHEVTKRDDGSSLIYIDRHLLHEVTSPQAFEGLELANRAPWRLSANIASPDHNVPTVTKERLEGVEGIKDKVSRLQVVTLDDNCAKFDIAEFTINDARQGILHVVGPEQGLVLPGMTVVCGDSHTATHGALGCLAHGIGTSEVEHVLATQCLITKKMKNMQIRVNGKLGVGVTPKDVVLAIIAKIGTAGGNGHAIEFAGQVFEEMSMEGRMTVCNMAIEAGARVGMVAVDDTTIDYVKGRPYAPTDEQWKQAEAYWRTLYSDADAVFDTIVEMDGSQIAPQVSWGTSPEMVVDITQSVPTPEQAVDATQQEGWMRAYNYMGLEAGQPITDIQLDRIFIGSCTNSRIEDLRDAAAVIKGRKVADTVKEAIVVAGSGQVKLQAEEEGLDKLFTEAGFEWREPGCSMCLAMNADKLEPGEHCASTSNRNFEGRQGNGGRTHLVSPAMAAAAALAGRFVDVRTF from the coding sequence ATGGCAGCTCAAACTTTATATGACAAACTTTGGAATGCTCACGAAGTCACCAAACGCGATGATGGCTCAAGCCTTATCTATATCGACCGTCATCTATTACATGAAGTGACTAGTCCGCAGGCTTTTGAAGGCCTAGAGCTTGCTAATAGAGCGCCATGGCGTTTGTCTGCCAACATCGCAAGCCCTGATCATAACGTGCCAACGGTGACCAAAGAGCGTCTAGAAGGCGTAGAGGGCATCAAGGATAAAGTCTCGCGCTTGCAGGTTGTCACCTTAGATGATAACTGTGCTAAGTTCGATATTGCCGAGTTTACTATCAATGATGCGCGCCAAGGTATCTTGCACGTGGTAGGGCCTGAGCAAGGGTTAGTGTTGCCGGGCATGACGGTGGTTTGCGGTGATTCGCATACCGCTACTCACGGCGCATTAGGCTGCCTAGCGCATGGTATTGGCACATCCGAGGTGGAGCATGTGCTAGCTACTCAATGCTTGATTACCAAAAAAATGAAAAATATGCAGATCCGTGTTAACGGTAAGCTTGGCGTGGGCGTGACGCCAAAAGATGTGGTGCTGGCAATCATTGCCAAGATAGGTACTGCTGGCGGTAATGGTCATGCTATCGAGTTTGCTGGGCAAGTGTTTGAAGAGATGAGTATGGAAGGCCGGATGACGGTCTGTAATATGGCAATCGAAGCTGGCGCGCGCGTCGGTATGGTGGCTGTTGATGACACTACTATTGATTATGTCAAAGGCCGTCCTTATGCCCCAACTGATGAGCAATGGAAGCAAGCAGAGGCTTACTGGCGTACTCTTTATTCTGATGCTGATGCGGTGTTTGATACCATCGTTGAGATGGATGGCAGCCAGATTGCGCCGCAAGTGTCTTGGGGCACCTCGCCTGAGATGGTTGTCGATATTACTCAGTCCGTACCAACACCTGAGCAAGCGGTAGACGCCACTCAGCAAGAAGGCTGGATGCGCGCCTATAACTACATGGGGTTAGAGGCAGGTCAGCCGATTACCGATATTCAGCTGGATCGAATCTTTATAGGCTCTTGTACCAACTCACGTATCGAGGATTTGCGTGATGCCGCGGCGGTCATAAAAGGTCGCAAAGTCGCTGATACGGTCAAAGAAGCTATTGTGGTAGCAGGCTCTGGTCAAGTCAAATTGCAGGCCGAAGAGGAAGGTTTAGATAAGCTGTTTACCGAAGCAGGTTTTGAGTGGCGCGAGCCTGGCTGCTCGATGTGCTTGGCGATGAACGCTGATAAGCTTGAGCCTGGAGAGCACTGCGCCTCGACTTCTAACCGCAACTTTGAGGGTCGTCAAGGCAATGGTGGACGTACGCATTTAGTCAGCCCAGCGATGGCGGCGGCCGCGGCATTGGCCGGACGTTTTGTAGATGTACGTACTTTTTAG
- a CDS encoding LysR family transcriptional regulator, with protein MNTTNLTTFVTVMQTGSISGAAEKLFITQPAVSKRIKNLEDEFNITLFDTVGRGIVPTQAANEMLPHARRWLDDYDNFKINLQHSEQVVSGKLVIGTSHHIGLHHLAPVLKHFIQNYPAVQLEVHFVDSEEAHKAVLDGNLSLAFLTLPPVYDKRLTYHTLWSDPLYFMTGTLSPLAKKTNVTLEQLAHYPAILPSANTFTSQITLAEFAKHNLKPYATMSTNPLESIRMLVSVGLGWSVLPQTLISQDLERINMADNIELQRYLGVVINPKLTRSSSVEALLELLAPID; from the coding sequence TTGAATACCACCAATTTGACGACGTTTGTGACCGTTATGCAAACAGGCAGTATCTCAGGGGCAGCAGAAAAGCTTTTTATTACTCAGCCTGCCGTTAGTAAGCGTATCAAAAACCTAGAAGATGAGTTTAATATCACCTTATTTGATACCGTAGGGCGCGGTATCGTGCCCACTCAAGCGGCTAATGAGATGCTACCGCACGCTAGACGCTGGCTTGATGATTATGATAATTTTAAGATAAACCTGCAGCACTCAGAACAAGTAGTCTCCGGTAAGCTAGTAATAGGTACCAGTCATCATATTGGTCTGCATCATTTAGCCCCAGTGCTCAAACATTTTATCCAAAATTATCCTGCGGTGCAGTTAGAAGTGCATTTTGTCGACTCAGAAGAGGCGCACAAAGCGGTGCTCGATGGCAACTTATCTCTCGCTTTTTTGACCCTGCCGCCAGTCTACGATAAACGTCTAACGTATCATACTCTATGGTCAGATCCGCTGTACTTTATGACCGGTACTCTATCGCCTTTAGCCAAAAAGACTAACGTTACTTTGGAGCAGTTAGCCCATTATCCGGCTATCCTGCCTTCTGCTAACACCTTTACTAGCCAGATAACCTTAGCCGAATTTGCCAAGCACAATCTAAAACCTTATGCCACGATGAGCACCAATCCGCTTGAGTCTATTCGTATGCTAGTCTCGGTAGGACTTGGCTGGTCGGTACTTCCGCAGACCTTGATAAGTCAAGATTTAGAGCGTATTAATATGGCTGATAATATTGAGCTACAACGCTATCTAGGTGTGGTTATTAATCCTAAACTTACTCGCTCTAGTAGTGTCGAGGCGCTGCTTGAGCTACTGGCTCCTATCGATTAA
- the putP gene encoding sodium/proline symporter PutP: MNGVSSGVLISLGAYFLVMIGIGVYAYFKQANDTEGYMLGGRSLGPAVTALSAGASDMSGWLLLGLPGYMYADGVVSIWIALGLTLGALLNYIIVAPRLRVYTEVAGNAITLPDYFANRFEDKSHMLRVFSAIVIIIFFTVYTAASLVGGGKLFESSLNLSYGTGLWVTAGVVVAYTLFGGFLAVSMTDFVQGVIMLFALIIVPVVAFTDLGGVSVVADSVRNIDPSLLNVFSGMTFLGIVSLMAWGLGYFGQPHIIVRFMAIRSVKDVPTARNIGMSWMVVSLVGSLMTGFAGRAYVQKTAMTLDDPETIFLVFTQFLFTPLVSGFLLAAILAAIMSTISSQLLVVSSSLTKDVYKLFLDKEAPESRQVLVGRLSVILVAIVSIMLASDPDSSVLTLVSNAWAGFGAAFGPLVIFSLVWRGMNRNGAVAGMVVGALTVILWIYGPFEMNGMALNSWLYAIVPGFVLSTIAIFVVSTMTGGPRPSVSAKFKEMELNLHK, encoded by the coding sequence ATGAATGGAGTTTCGAGTGGCGTCCTCATATCGCTTGGCGCTTATTTTTTAGTGATGATCGGCATTGGAGTTTATGCTTATTTTAAGCAGGCCAATGATACTGAAGGTTATATGCTTGGTGGTCGTAGTTTAGGCCCTGCTGTAACCGCACTGTCCGCTGGTGCCTCAGATATGTCCGGTTGGTTGCTCCTTGGTCTACCAGGTTACATGTATGCTGATGGTGTCGTTAGTATTTGGATTGCCTTGGGTCTGACATTGGGCGCTTTATTAAACTATATTATTGTCGCGCCGCGCCTTCGTGTCTATACCGAAGTGGCTGGCAACGCTATTACGCTACCTGATTATTTCGCCAATCGTTTTGAGGATAAGTCGCATATGCTGCGGGTTTTCTCAGCGATTGTTATTATTATTTTCTTTACTGTCTATACCGCTGCAAGTTTAGTAGGTGGTGGCAAGCTGTTTGAGAGCTCACTAAACCTCTCTTATGGTACGGGTCTTTGGGTCACCGCTGGCGTGGTTGTCGCTTATACGTTATTTGGTGGTTTTTTAGCAGTCTCTATGACTGACTTTGTGCAAGGCGTGATTATGCTTTTTGCACTAATCATTGTGCCCGTAGTTGCTTTTACCGATCTTGGTGGCGTATCGGTCGTCGCTGATTCAGTTCGAAACATCGATCCAAGCTTACTTAATGTCTTTAGCGGTATGACTTTCCTTGGTATCGTATCCTTAATGGCTTGGGGACTAGGTTATTTTGGTCAGCCTCATATTATCGTGCGTTTTATGGCGATACGTTCTGTTAAGGATGTCCCTACTGCCCGGAATATCGGTATGAGCTGGATGGTGGTCAGCTTGGTGGGCTCATTGATGACTGGTTTTGCCGGTCGCGCTTATGTACAAAAGACGGCTATGACCTTGGATGACCCTGAGACTATCTTCTTAGTATTTACTCAGTTCTTATTTACCCCACTGGTTTCAGGTTTCTTATTAGCCGCTATTTTGGCCGCTATTATGAGTACCATCTCCTCACAGCTATTGGTAGTCTCAAGTTCGCTGACCAAAGATGTGTATAAGCTGTTTTTGGATAAAGAAGCCCCAGAGTCTCGTCAAGTACTCGTAGGCCGACTCTCAGTGATACTAGTAGCTATAGTCTCTATTATGTTAGCTTCTGATCCTGATAGCTCGGTATTGACCTTAGTGTCTAATGCTTGGGCCGGTTTTGGTGCCGCCTTTGGTCCTCTAGTTATCTTTAGCTTAGTATGGCGCGGTATGAACCGAAATGGCGCAGTCGCTGGTATGGTCGTTGGTGCATTGACGGTCATCTTATGGATTTATGGTCCATTTGAGATGAACGGTATGGCACTAAATAGCTGGTTATATGCTATCGTTCCAGGCTTTGTATTAAGCACTATTGCTATCTTTGTAGTCAGTACTATGACCGGTGGTCCTAGGCCCTCAGTCTCTGCGAAGTTTAAAGAGATGGAGCTCAACCTTCATAAGTAA